Proteins from a genomic interval of Colletotrichum higginsianum IMI 349063 chromosome 6, whole genome shotgun sequence:
- a CDS encoding Extracellular lipase, giving the protein MATALSAPPRTKAPGPSNTTTPRLFAMIPVLLAALLVYFPSARQHLFGSHDAHPTVRIKQGIVVGKLLDDGKIPAPVEGFLGIPYALPPINDLRFRPAVPVPKGNGTLEAFYMGPRCPGKQMVPFLEDSLLGPDAESEDCLTINVFRPHGHDTSRAKLPVSVLIPGGAFNRGAARMHNTYTMLAHSPEPFVAVSMQYRIGVFGGLNTELTEKEGLLNLGLRDMYAALEWVQENIADFGGDPDDVTVMGLSAAAHGIGHFIMDAKQPKKLFHKAIMDSGAHTARTIHSPSSALNTQHFRDFLDLTPCGHYKDLGDPDILGCLRALSSETVDRAGKDVFARSEPSVRWAWQPVLDGHIISRRPLDAWKSGNWNKVPMLTGSTHNEGANYVPKTANASADFIDFFSTLLPHLTKSELAELEALYPDPATDPTSPYADQMLATLGAGAQYRRIEAAYGHYAYTCPVRQTAIWGSSNSPPDPPVFLYHWVLNRTALLGAVHGDQMRYQTYNSEVRGISAAQDEVSGKFHAYCVSFITKGDPSALKKGRFAAREEWTPWKDGRPSTMVLGEGNDERAGGTGKGTAAQMQDYTWGEEQCNFWWRVSERWED; this is encoded by the exons ATGGCTACAGCACTGTCTGCACCACCCAGGACCAAAGCTCCCGGCCCCTCCAACACTACCACGCCGAGACTTTTCGCAATGATTCCAGTCTTGCTGGCTGCTCTGCTAGTCTACTTTCCGAGTGCAAGGCAGCACCTCTTCGGCAGTCATGACGCCCATCCAACAGTGAGGATCAAGCAGGGGATAGTCGTCGGCAAGCTGCTCGATGATGGCAAGATTCCGGCGCCCGTCGAAGGGTTCCTTGGCATCCCTTACGCACTGCCTCCCATCAACGACCTCAGGTTCAGGCCTGCCGTGCCTGTGCCGAAAGGCAATGGGACTTTGGAGGCATTCTACATGGGGCCTAG ATGTCCCGGCAAACAAATGGTCCCGTTCTTGGAGGATTCTCTACTTGGACCTGACGCCGAATCCGAGGATTGCTTGACCATTAACGTCTTCAGGCCGCACGGTCATGATACGTCGAGGGCAAAGCTGCCCGTGTCGGTGCtcatccccggcggcgcctttAATCGCGGCGCAGCAAGGATGCACAACACATACACCATGCTGGCTCATTCACCGGAGCCTTTCGTCGCTGTCAGCATGCAGTATCGTATAGGTGTATTTGGTGGGCTCAACACCGAGCTCACTGAAAAGGAGGGTCTTCTGAATCTTGGCCTGCGAGACATGTACGCCGCTCTCGAGTGGGTGCAGGAGAATATTGCCGacttcggcggcgacccggaTGATGTGACCGTCATGGGCCTCAGCGCCGCTGCGCATGGT ATTGGACACTTCATCATGGACGCCAAGCAGCCGAAGAAGCTCTTCCACAAGGCCATCATGGACAGCGGCGCACATACCGCAAGGACTATCCactcgccctcctccgcgcTCAACACGCAGCACTTCCGGGATTTTCTGGATCTTACCCCGTGCGGTCACTACAAGGACCTTGGCGACCCCGACATCCTGGGATGTTTGCGAGCCTTGTCTTCGGAAACAGTTGACAGGGCTGGCAAAGACGTCTTTGCGCGGTCCGAGCCCTCGGTCCGCTGGGCATGGCAGCCCGTCTTAGACGGTCACATCATCTCACGTCGACCCCTCGACGCCTGGAAGTCGGGCAACTGGAACAAAGTGCCCATGTTGACTGGTTCCACCCACAACGAGGGCGCCAACTACGTGCCCAAGACCGCAAACGCCTCGGCTGATTTCATCGACTTCTTCAGCACGCTGCTCCCTCATCTCACCAAGTCTgagctggccgagctggaaGCGTTGTACCCAGATCCTGCGACGGATCCAACCTCGCCCTACGCGGACCAAATGCTCGCCACACTCGGCGCGGGAGCTCAATACCGCCGCATCGAGGCCGCCTACGGCCACTACGCGTACACCTGCCCGGTCCGCCAGACGGCCATTTGGGGTTCCAGCAACTCGCCGCCAGACCCCCCTGTGTTCCTGTATCACTGGGTCCTGAACAGGACGGCGCTTCTGGGCGCCGTCCACGGCGACCAGATGCGATATCAGACGTACAACTCGGAAGTGCGAGGGATTTCCGCCGCGCAAGACGAGGTCTCGGGCAAGTTTCACGCGTACTGCGTCAGCTTCATCACCAAGGGAGACCCTTCCGCGCTGAAGAAGGGCAGGTTTGCCGCGAGGGAGGAGTGGACGCCCTGGAAGGATGGCAGACCCTCGACCATGGTGCTTGGCGAAGGGAACGACGAAAGGGCTGGCGGGACCGGCAAGGGGACAGCTGCTCAGATGCAGGACTATACGTGGGGTGAGGAGCAGTGCAACTTTTGGTGGAGAGTTTCAGAGAGGTGGGAGGACTAG